In one window of Dyella thiooxydans DNA:
- a CDS encoding DUF2491 family protein: MPAGHDGVSLFHRRPPSDPSAGQGLPGTARALLPLGLRIGGRVQFDRTLYRFAPQAMLAELPDGDQGIECYGHIELGDGYVMHRFYLEDDAYLQVMTVGDSIESMHAFTYYETVNPPNIESFQRLVTGGAHLGAQRINYAGHDWDRVTSADAGDQIPPMAFDEVLFREQPPRRSGDLTNYAVVYSRAVADLQRDELLVVNAEDSGPNQFCITYAVGIEIGQADLDIT, encoded by the coding sequence ATGCCTGCAGGGCACGATGGCGTGAGCCTGTTCCATCGTCGACCACCGTCGGATCCAAGTGCCGGCCAGGGACTGCCCGGCACGGCGCGAGCGCTGCTTCCGCTCGGATTGCGCATCGGTGGCCGCGTGCAGTTCGACCGCACCCTGTATCGCTTCGCCCCGCAGGCGATGCTCGCCGAGCTGCCGGATGGCGACCAGGGCATCGAGTGCTACGGGCATATCGAACTCGGCGACGGCTACGTGATGCACCGCTTCTATCTCGAAGACGACGCCTACCTGCAGGTGATGACGGTGGGCGACTCGATCGAGTCCATGCATGCGTTCACCTACTACGAGACGGTCAATCCTCCGAACATCGAAAGCTTCCAGCGCCTGGTGACCGGCGGCGCACACCTGGGCGCGCAGCGGATCAACTATGCCGGCCACGACTGGGATCGGGTCACCAGCGCCGATGCCGGCGACCAGATCCCGCCGATGGCCTTCGACGAGGTGCTGTTCCGCGAGCAGCCGCCCCGTCGCAGCGGCGACCTGACCAACTACGCCGTGGTCTACAGCCGCGCGGTCGCCGACCTGCAGCGCGACGAGCTGCTGGTGGTCAACGCGGAGGACTCCGGTCCGAACCAGTTCTGCATCACCTACGCGGTAGGTATCGAGATCGGGCAAGCCGATCTGGACATCACCTGA
- a CDS encoding glutathionylspermidine synthase family protein: MRRIAIAERADWRSQAERLGFLFHTIDGERYWDERAYYALDLRQVEDDIEDPSLALHGMAMDLVDEVVRSEELLARLAIPPAYWDWIRSSWQQRDPHLYGRMDLAYDGTGPAKLYELNYDTPTSLYEAAYFQWLWLEQQIEAGVLPRHADQYNRIQELLCEAFATLAKGRLIGSPVHFSAVADSMEDRATVDYLRDCAHQVGIATAYVAIEDIGLSADGWFTDTTDRVIQTLFKLYPLEFMMEDRFGPDLRRHAMQLLEPAWKAILSNKAILPLLWERHPGHPNLLPAHFVEADFQPQAGWVRKPLFSREGANIEMVTAGGERIRSDGPYGDHPAAIIQQYHPLPCFDGNYPLIGSWIIADVPAGIGIREDTSLITQDTSRFVPHAIID, from the coding sequence ATGCGACGCATCGCCATCGCCGAGCGCGCCGACTGGCGTAGCCAGGCCGAGCGCCTCGGCTTTCTGTTCCACACCATCGACGGCGAGCGCTACTGGGACGAGCGCGCCTACTACGCGCTCGACCTGCGGCAGGTCGAGGATGACATCGAGGACCCCAGCCTCGCCCTGCATGGCATGGCGATGGATCTGGTGGACGAAGTCGTGCGCTCCGAGGAACTGCTTGCGCGCCTGGCGATCCCGCCGGCCTACTGGGACTGGATCCGCAGTTCGTGGCAGCAGCGCGATCCGCACCTGTACGGACGGATGGACCTGGCCTACGACGGCACCGGTCCGGCCAAGCTCTACGAGTTGAACTACGACACGCCGACCTCGCTCTACGAAGCGGCCTACTTCCAGTGGCTGTGGCTGGAACAACAGATCGAGGCCGGCGTACTGCCGCGGCATGCCGATCAGTACAACCGCATCCAGGAATTGCTGTGCGAAGCCTTTGCCACGCTGGCCAAGGGACGCCTGATCGGCTCACCGGTGCATTTCTCCGCCGTAGCAGACTCGATGGAGGATCGCGCCACGGTCGACTACCTGCGCGATTGCGCGCACCAGGTCGGCATCGCGACCGCCTACGTCGCGATCGAGGATATCGGCCTGAGCGCGGACGGATGGTTCACCGACACCACCGACCGGGTGATCCAGACCCTGTTCAAGCTCTACCCTCTCGAGTTCATGATGGAAGATCGCTTCGGACCGGATCTCCGACGCCACGCCATGCAACTGCTGGAGCCCGCCTGGAAGGCGATCCTGAGCAACAAGGCGATCCTGCCGCTGCTCTGGGAGCGGCACCCCGGCCATCCGAACCTGCTTCCGGCACACTTCGTCGAGGCCGACTTCCAGCCGCAGGCGGGATGGGTACGCAAGCCGCTGTTCTCCCGCGAAGGCGCCAACATCGAGATGGTCACGGCGGGCGGGGAGCGCATCCGCTCGGACGGGCCCTACGGCGACCACCCCGCCGCGATCATCCAGCAATACCACCCGCTACCGTGCTTCGACGGCAACTATCCGCTGATCGGCAGCTGGATCATCGCCGACGTACCGGCCGGCATCGGCATCCGCGAGGACACCAGCCTGATCACCCAGGACACCTCGCGCTTCGTTCCGCACGCGATCATCGACTGA
- a CDS encoding DUF1190 domain-containing protein, which produces MKRSAHLRLTLMATALPATLSGCSHGPATGAVVQSVDECRALPTYISSDDCKAAYQQALAQSQLYAPRFTNGNQCNEQFGDCQADGQSGHVTYYRPRMGGFLVGYRHKGNVLDGYDGHSAPLFRDRSGTFFTSAGDVVSRHTGAVRGARGRASAPTRALTVSRRGFGSASSVRSSFGRSGRFGGFHFGG; this is translated from the coding sequence ATGAAACGCTCAGCGCACCTGCGCCTGACCCTCATGGCCACGGCGCTTCCCGCGACGCTCTCCGGCTGCAGCCACGGCCCGGCGACCGGAGCCGTCGTGCAGTCGGTCGACGAGTGCCGCGCCCTCCCCACCTATATCTCGTCAGACGACTGCAAGGCGGCCTACCAGCAGGCGCTCGCGCAGAGCCAGCTCTACGCACCGAGATTCACCAACGGCAACCAGTGCAACGAACAGTTCGGCGACTGCCAGGCAGACGGCCAGTCGGGGCACGTGACGTACTACCGGCCGCGCATGGGCGGCTTCCTGGTCGGCTACCGGCACAAAGGCAATGTCCTTGACGGATACGACGGTCACAGTGCCCCGCTCTTCCGGGACCGCAGCGGCACGTTCTTCACCTCCGCGGGGGACGTGGTCTCGCGGCACACCGGCGCGGTGCGCGGGGCCCGCGGCAGGGCCAGCGCACCGACGCGCGCCCTGACCGTCTCTCGCCGCGGCTTCGGCTCGGCCAGCTCCGTGCGCAGCTCGTTCGGCCGGAGCGGTCGCTTCGGTGGCTTCCACTTCGGCGGATGA
- a CDS encoding DUF350 domain-containing protein has protein sequence MQSIVTLTSLIAFFSYLGIGLALLIAAVVVVALVTPHRDFTLIRQGNTAASLAFSGTLIGIALPLQAAIAHAVSLVDAAVWGGLAALVQIVAYLLARAVVPGISRQITEDKISAGVLAAGISIAVGLLNAASMTP, from the coding sequence ATGCAAAGCATCGTCACCCTAACGAGCCTGATCGCCTTCTTCTCCTACCTCGGCATCGGCCTCGCCCTGCTGATCGCTGCCGTCGTTGTGGTGGCGCTGGTGACGCCCCACCGGGATTTCACCCTGATCCGCCAGGGCAACACCGCCGCCTCGCTCGCGTTCTCCGGCACCCTGATCGGCATTGCGCTGCCTCTGCAGGCCGCCATCGCGCATGCAGTCAGCCTCGTGGACGCGGCGGTCTGGGGCGGTCTCGCCGCCCTGGTGCAGATCGTCGCCTATCTGCTGGCACGTGCCGTGGTGCCGGGGATTTCCCGGCAGATCACCGAGGACAAGATCTCCGCAGGCGTGCTCGCCGCGGGCATTTCGATCGCCGTGGGGTTGCTGAACGCCGCGTCGATGACGCCGTGA